A window of the Butyricimonas faecalis genome harbors these coding sequences:
- a CDS encoding helix-turn-helix transcriptional regulator, whose translation MNNLSTTVKMLRKQYNLTQEELSLKSGVGLRFVRDLEQGKETLRLDKVNQLLDFFNYEMVATQKING comes from the coding sequence ATGAATAATCTTTCTACTACGGTCAAAATGTTGCGAAAGCAATATAATCTGACGCAAGAAGAACTTTCGTTGAAGTCGGGAGTGGGATTGCGTTTTGTGCGAGACCTTGAGCAAGGAAAGGAAACGCTACGCCTTGATAAGGTAAATCAGCTTCTTGACTTTTTCAATTATGAAATGGTTGCCACTCAAAAAATAAACGGTTAA
- a CDS encoding HipA N-terminal domain-containing protein: MRQAHIFYKDQLAGILTENDAGYEFRYLPEYLSSETAKAVSLTLPLQEEAYTSPALFPFFDGLIPEGWLLDVALRNTDISILDRMSLLLTCCKDCIGAVSVIPMEEKEESHV; the protein is encoded by the coding sequence ATGAGACAAGCCCATATATTTTACAAAGACCAATTGGCTGGTATTCTGACAGAAAACGATGCCGGATATGAGTTTCGCTATTTGCCGGAATATCTCTCTTCAGAAACGGCAAAGGCTGTTAGCCTGACATTGCCTTTACAGGAGGAAGCATATACAAGTCCTGCGCTATTCCCATTTTTCGACGGTTTGATTCCTGAAGGATGGCTGTTGGATGTTGCATTGCGGAATACAGACATCAGCATTCTTGACCGGATGTCGTTGTTGCTGACATGCTGCAAGGATTGTATCGGAGCAGTAAGCGTCATTCCAATGGAAGAAAAGGAGGAAAGCCATGTGTAA
- a CDS encoding HipA domain-containing protein — translation MHTACIKKFFGTATLPILDYTTEQLDQLALQIIQDQTSLTGVQPKLSLHLKEHEGSKRLTIVGLWGAYICKPQTSQYEMMPEVEDLTMHLAEVAHIEVVSHTLMRMADDTLCYLTRRIDRTSTGEKIAMEDMCQLTERQTEHKYKSSYERIGKTILKYSSLPKMDVTNFFELVLFSWLTGNNDMHLKNFSLYEAADKIRLTPAYDLLNAVIINPKDDEELALTLNGRKKKLQREDFIRSAATLGIENVIVERLINKYIKLLPKFETVIQNSFLCTELKERYDELLKERLARLAQRL, via the coding sequence ATGCACACAGCTTGCATAAAGAAGTTTTTCGGGACAGCAACATTGCCTATTCTTGATTATACGACAGAACAACTTGACCAGCTTGCTCTGCAAATCATTCAAGACCAAACCTCTTTAACCGGTGTTCAGCCAAAATTATCCTTGCATTTGAAGGAACATGAGGGCAGCAAACGATTGACTATTGTCGGTCTATGGGGCGCTTATATCTGTAAGCCTCAGACCTCGCAATATGAAATGATGCCTGAAGTCGAGGATTTAACCATGCACCTTGCAGAGGTGGCACATATTGAGGTAGTTTCTCATACGCTGATGCGGATGGCAGATGATACGCTATGCTATCTTACCCGCCGGATTGACAGAACTTCTACCGGAGAGAAGATTGCGATGGAAGATATGTGTCAACTGACCGAAAGGCAAACGGAACATAAATACAAAAGTAGTTATGAACGTATCGGCAAGACTATATTGAAATACTCTTCCTTGCCCAAAATGGATGTCACTAATTTCTTCGAGTTGGTCTTGTTCTCTTGGCTGACAGGGAATAACGATATGCACTTGAAAAACTTCTCTTTGTATGAAGCTGCTGATAAGATACGTCTAACCCCTGCTTATGATTTGCTAAATGCGGTTATCATCAATCCCAAGGATGACGAAGAGTTAGCATTAACTTTGAATGGTCGGAAGAAAAAGCTTCAAAGAGAGGATTTTATTAGGTCGGCAGCCACGTTGGGGATAGAGAATGTGATTGTAGAACGACTGATAAATAAGTATATCAAACTATTGCCGAAATTTGAGACCGTCATTCAAAACTCTTTCCTTTGCACTGAATTAAAGGAAAGGTATGACGAATTGTTGAAGGAACGGCTTGCGAGGCTTGCACAAAGACTATAA
- a CDS encoding helix-turn-helix domain-containing protein codes for MVKNTMGTKLPRKLEQKMSVVGEQIKLARLRRNLSVAQVAERATCSSLTVSRIEKGAPTVAIGIYLRVLYALQLDDDILWLAKEDKLGKALQDLSLKTRERASKKE; via the coding sequence ATGGTAAAGAATACAATGGGGACTAAGTTGCCCCGAAAATTGGAGCAGAAGATGTCAGTTGTGGGAGAGCAGATTAAACTGGCTCGCTTGCGTAGGAATCTGAGTGTGGCTCAGGTGGCTGAACGTGCCACCTGCTCTTCATTGACTGTGTCCCGAATAGAGAAAGGCGCACCGACGGTAGCAATCGGAATCTACTTGCGTGTACTGTATGCTTTACAGCTTGACGATGATATTCTGTGGCTGGCCAAAGAAGATAAATTGGGAAAAGCCTTGCAGGATTTGAGTCTGAAGACAAGGGAACGTGCCTCAAAAAAGGAGTAA
- a CDS encoding type II toxin-antitoxin system HipA family toxin yields MKTLYVYADFDWLKETELIGELGYESLRGSDSYCFTFSDEWLKKHGDLFLSDDLNNYPGQQYTQPEKDIFGCFSDALPDRWGRTLLLRREQIAAMEEKRPVRRLSSFDFLTGIDDFSRMGAFRFKESKDGGFINVSESLKIPPLTDIRELIAASAEIEKSEEGNVLPDRKWVAQLVQPGSSLGGARPKASVIDTDKTLYIAKFPSRKDDYDAGLWEHFSHLLAAKAGINAAKTKILAAGEKYHILLSQRFDRTQERKRIHFASAMTLLGLNDGDNATTGHGYLDIVDFIIQNCTNVEENLQELYRRVAFNICIGNSDDHFRNHGFLLTAKGWTLSPAYDMNPTLNEYQSLLVSSGSNKAELSILLDACEDYMLNRKTAKKIISEVIEAVKGWRELATRLSISKREMDMFAGVLDKRYDSL; encoded by the coding sequence ATGAAGACGCTATATGTTTATGCCGATTTTGATTGGCTCAAGGAGACAGAACTCATTGGCGAGTTAGGTTATGAATCTCTTCGTGGCTCGGACAGCTATTGCTTTACCTTCAGCGATGAATGGTTGAAGAAACACGGGGATTTGTTCCTGAGTGATGACCTCAATAATTATCCCGGACAGCAATATACGCAACCAGAGAAAGATATATTCGGATGTTTCTCGGATGCTTTGCCGGATCGTTGGGGACGAACGCTGCTGTTGCGACGTGAACAGATTGCTGCGATGGAAGAGAAACGACCGGTACGGAGACTGTCTTCTTTCGACTTTTTGACCGGTATTGATGACTTTTCCCGAATGGGTGCTTTCCGTTTTAAGGAATCAAAAGACGGAGGATTTATAAATGTAAGTGAGTCGTTGAAAATCCCACCTCTGACGGATATAAGGGAGTTGATTGCAGCCAGTGCGGAAATTGAGAAAAGCGAAGAGGGGAATGTCCTGCCTGACAGGAAATGGGTTGCACAACTCGTGCAGCCCGGTTCTTCATTGGGAGGTGCAAGGCCTAAAGCCAGTGTGATAGACACGGATAAAACGCTTTATATAGCCAAGTTTCCTTCTCGCAAAGATGATTACGATGCAGGGCTTTGGGAGCATTTCAGTCATCTTCTTGCTGCAAAAGCCGGTATTAATGCTGCGAAAACCAAAATACTGGCAGCGGGAGAGAAATATCACATTTTGCTTTCTCAACGCTTCGATAGAACCCAAGAGAGAAAACGAATTCACTTTGCTTCTGCCATGACCTTATTGGGACTTAATGACGGCGATAATGCAACTACAGGACACGGCTATCTGGATATAGTCGATTTCATAATCCAGAACTGTACGAATGTGGAAGAGAATCTGCAGGAACTCTATCGCCGTGTAGCTTTCAATATCTGCATTGGTAATAGCGATGACCATTTCCGCAATCATGGTTTTCTTTTAACGGCAAAAGGTTGGACGCTTTCTCCTGCATACGATATGAATCCTACTTTGAATGAGTATCAGAGTCTGCTTGTCTCATCAGGCTCCAATAAGGCTGAACTGAGTATTTTGCTGGATGCTTGCGAAGATTATATGCTTAATCGAAAAACGGCAAAAAAGATTATTTCGGAGGTGATTGAAGCGGTAAAAGGATGGCGCGAATTGGCAACACGATTGAGTATTTCCAAGAGAGAGATGGATATGTTTGCCGGAGTGTTGGATAAACGATATGATAGTCTTTAA
- a CDS encoding DEAD/DEAH box helicase produces the protein MIKLPIKIVQLLWSCGNNKVEHLNGYDKELSKATFDIVSTSPFVIQTDSVSILLTRDENDPNIENYQYAVLTNKKPRKSEFLKGNILSIRWIKHPTFTTLHPNEIAASWKERFLYRKEDIPNSIFGLRAPQLGAIYAFMSKAQIHHGRNIIVMPTGTGKTETMLSILIANQCPKVLITVPSDALRDQLANKFITLGILPKYEIVASDCIYPNVGIVKEGMDYNGWHSLIEKSNVIITTMPLITNSESTIIDLLRANISHLFIDEAHHSEAKTWSEFIDSFDDEKVTLFTATPFRNDSRRLRGDFIYNFSLKDAQSQGYYKPIKFIPIREYDLIQADRHIAEVAVNQLRSDIENGYDHILMARCSTKQRAKEVMEIYQQYSDLNPVVVFSSMPNQKSILNGIKDKKHKIIVCVNMLGEGFDMPELKIAAIHDAKQSLPITLQFIGRFTRTSYDSNLGNASFITNIAYPPILEELEELYAKDADWNSLLPLLNDGTTEQEKDFNQFIQSFGNLELSKIPFQGINIPLSATIYRTSNTWNPKAWEDILSPEIYDYRFGSSTAEGDTLVVIGGSIENVDWGNVECVQNLLWNILVIHRYCTPNYNHAYVYSTLSETDEIVKAIFGEDDTSKISGHCVFRVFHDVRRFAIANFGGRKARIGNVSFKSYYGKDVQEGISMTEQKQLTANNLFGNGYRNGERTSVGCSVKGKIWSHTRGNLLEYTKWARMIGKLVEDESIDPNYFIKNTLRVCTISELPQIAPIAIDWDPELYRDYPEHGIYLTHNAIDYQLWYATIELASCEIKNTITFNILIEDSKFTYMIEYYERDNHKTYHVKQVSGDKLKMRYGTRLYNDICDYFNNNDAVPVIYFADGSCLYANNLVGTNSDIAPFPQEKLIGIDWADTKIENESQHVVPYETDSIQYFFSKYIWDQFDLIYDDDGSGEIADLIGFKNEDNAIHMHLFHLKYAHGGKVSNMISNFYEVCGQAQKCLKWNDRDKSRQLFNRLFARKIKKYQGRECSRILKGSEEELEQLSSQINWKKDLIMHINIVQPGLSCSNPSSDILNLLGCVASYIKDVSNIDLNVYCNQ, from the coding sequence ATGATAAAGTTACCTATTAAAATAGTTCAACTTTTATGGAGTTGTGGAAATAACAAAGTCGAACATCTGAACGGATATGATAAAGAGCTTAGTAAAGCTACATTTGATATTGTTTCCACATCACCCTTTGTTATACAGACAGATAGCGTCAGCATCCTTCTAACGAGAGATGAGAATGACCCTAATATTGAAAATTATCAATATGCTGTACTAACAAACAAAAAACCTCGTAAAAGTGAATTTCTAAAAGGGAATATTTTGTCAATCAGATGGATAAAACATCCAACGTTCACAACTTTGCATCCAAATGAAATAGCGGCTTCATGGAAAGAAAGATTTCTTTACAGAAAGGAAGATATTCCAAATTCTATCTTTGGGCTTCGAGCTCCGCAACTTGGAGCTATATATGCTTTTATGTCTAAGGCTCAAATTCACCATGGCAGAAATATAATAGTAATGCCAACCGGAACAGGAAAGACAGAAACAATGCTAAGTATTCTCATTGCGAATCAATGTCCCAAAGTACTCATAACTGTTCCATCTGATGCATTGAGAGACCAATTGGCAAATAAATTTATCACATTAGGAATACTTCCAAAGTATGAGATAGTTGCTAGCGATTGCATCTATCCTAATGTGGGAATTGTCAAAGAAGGCATGGATTATAATGGATGGCATTCTTTAATCGAAAAATCTAATGTTATAATTACAACCATGCCACTTATTACAAATAGTGAATCAACGATCATAGATTTATTACGGGCAAATATAAGCCATCTATTCATTGATGAAGCACATCATTCTGAAGCTAAAACATGGAGCGAATTTATTGATTCTTTCGATGACGAGAAAGTCACACTATTTACTGCTACCCCATTCAGAAATGATAGTCGAAGATTAAGAGGAGATTTTATTTACAATTTTTCTTTAAAAGATGCGCAGTCACAAGGATATTATAAGCCAATAAAATTTATTCCGATAAGGGAGTATGATCTGATTCAAGCAGATAGACATATTGCAGAAGTGGCGGTCAATCAACTTCGTTCTGACATAGAGAACGGATACGATCATATTCTTATGGCTCGATGTAGTACAAAACAAAGAGCCAAGGAAGTAATGGAAATTTATCAGCAATACTCTGATTTGAATCCAGTGGTAGTATTTAGTTCAATGCCTAATCAAAAATCAATTCTAAACGGCATAAAAGATAAAAAGCACAAAATTATTGTTTGTGTTAATATGCTGGGAGAAGGATTTGATATGCCAGAATTAAAAATTGCAGCAATTCACGATGCCAAACAGAGTTTGCCAATTACATTACAATTTATAGGTCGATTTACACGTACCTCATATGACTCCAATCTTGGAAATGCAAGTTTTATTACGAATATAGCTTATCCTCCTATATTGGAAGAACTTGAAGAATTATATGCAAAAGATGCAGATTGGAATAGCTTGTTGCCACTTCTAAATGATGGGACTACTGAACAAGAAAAAGATTTTAATCAATTCATTCAATCATTTGGAAATTTAGAATTATCAAAAATTCCATTTCAGGGTATAAATATTCCATTAAGTGCCACAATTTATAGAACTTCTAACACATGGAATCCGAAAGCATGGGAAGATATACTATCTCCTGAAATTTATGACTATCGGTTTGGAAGTAGTACTGCAGAGGGGGACACATTAGTTGTAATTGGTGGAAGCATTGAAAATGTTGATTGGGGTAACGTTGAATGTGTACAGAATTTGCTATGGAATATCCTTGTCATTCACAGATATTGTACGCCCAATTATAACCATGCCTATGTCTACAGCACTTTGAGTGAGACTGACGAGATTGTTAAGGCTATTTTTGGAGAAGATGACACCAGTAAAATTTCAGGACATTGCGTATTTCGTGTCTTTCATGATGTAAGGCGTTTTGCTATTGCTAATTTTGGCGGCAGAAAAGCTCGTATAGGAAACGTTTCTTTTAAGTCCTATTATGGTAAAGATGTTCAAGAAGGCATTTCTATGACCGAACAAAAGCAATTAACGGCAAACAATTTATTCGGGAACGGCTATAGAAATGGTGAACGAACTAGTGTGGGATGTTCTGTAAAAGGAAAAATTTGGAGTCACACAAGAGGTAATCTACTTGAATATACGAAATGGGCTAGAATGATTGGAAAATTAGTCGAAGATGAAAGTATTGATCCAAATTATTTTATAAAAAATACTTTAAGAGTTTGTACAATCTCTGAATTACCTCAAATTGCGCCTATTGCAATTGACTGGGATCCAGAACTATATAGGGATTATCCAGAGCATGGCATTTACTTAACACATAATGCTATTGACTATCAATTATGGTATGCTACTATCGAATTGGCAAGTTGTGAAATAAAAAATACAATCACATTTAATATCCTTATAGAGGATTCTAAATTCACTTACATGATTGAATACTACGAAAGGGATAATCACAAAACATATCATGTTAAGCAAGTAAGTGGAGATAAGCTAAAAATGAGATATGGGACTCGTCTTTATAATGATATTTGCGATTATTTTAATAATAATGATGCAGTTCCTGTAATTTATTTTGCTGATGGTTCGTGCCTTTATGCCAATAATTTAGTGGGTACAAATTCTGATATAGCCCCATTCCCACAAGAAAAATTAATAGGTATTGATTGGGCTGATACTAAAATTGAGAATGAATCACAACATGTAGTACCTTATGAAACAGATTCAATTCAATATTTCTTCTCTAAATATATTTGGGATCAATTTGACTTGATTTACGATGATGACGGTAGTGGAGAAATTGCAGACTTGATTGGATTCAAAAATGAAGATAATGCAATACACATGCATCTATTTCATCTTAAATATGCACATGGCGGAAAAGTAAGTAATATGATATCTAATTTTTATGAAGTTTGTGGACAAGCTCAGAAATGTCTAAAATGGAATGATAGAGATAAAAGTCGCCAATTGTTCAATCGCCTTTTTGCGCGTAAAATAAAAAAATATCAAGGAAGAGAATGTTCAAGAATACTCAAAGGTTCCGAAGAAGAGCTCGAACAATTGAGTTCACAAATTAATTGGAAAAAAGATTTGATTATGCACATCAACATTGTTCAGCCAGGATTAAGCTGTTCAAATCCAAGTTCAGATATACTTAATCTATTAGGTTGTGTCGCCTCATATATTAAAGATGTCTCGAATATTGATTTAAACGTATATTGCAATCAGTAA
- a CDS encoding ATP-binding protein: MSIINFSNTRQMEGILDEISQVKELIESKINLSRTADREKRASLTTNKVMRICFIVGLSLTTERKEEDYKDIQLSATSARIVPSFFTMHDLSTLYSALLKLRYASLNIDWSQNAVLSRIIAAEMLRGRNYLLADNNLDSILYAVNNKVAMVKDIPALNLIIGNYGDVEMEATLDINSRDITNSQIIIAGATGSGKTNLLAVLMQQFRTLSSESQYPVNFLLFDYKGEFSDIQNNHWLSHFDVDRSCIIDPIEHPLPFTPFKDLTDRPINEINLYSSEMASALCSIDRVSASANMNNRLSEAIVEAYKKTEGAPITFNMMLEEYQAKMTDAGKDDSISSVLKQLVRANIFEEEDKASLIDDCYIIKMDGYPKDGPIAKAIVYFIISKLNNIYEQIEKQATNEDVVQIRHFSIIDEAHYMLDFDNRPLRNLIAVGRNKGLSIILATQNMSSFKSKGFDFYANAQYPLIMKQQTIDDKVIKDLYGVSGQELQEVRTAIAGLQKGELIIKDQMAFALGMGKKYKKINVTHLI; this comes from the coding sequence ATGAGCATAATAAATTTTTCAAATACCCGTCAGATGGAGGGGATTCTTGACGAAATCAGTCAAGTAAAGGAACTTATTGAAAGTAAGATAAACTTGTCGCGCACTGCAGACAGAGAGAAACGTGCTAGTCTAACCACAAACAAAGTAATGCGTATTTGCTTTATAGTCGGTTTGAGTTTGACTACAGAACGCAAGGAGGAAGATTACAAGGATATACAGCTCTCTGCTACATCGGCACGTATCGTTCCGAGTTTCTTTACGATGCACGATTTATCTACCTTGTACTCTGCGTTACTAAAATTGCGCTACGCCAGTCTGAATATAGATTGGTCGCAAAATGCCGTGTTATCTCGCATCATTGCCGCTGAAATGCTGCGTGGTAGAAACTACCTATTGGCTGATAACAATTTGGATTCCATCTTATATGCAGTAAACAATAAGGTGGCAATGGTAAAAGATATTCCTGCGCTGAACTTGATTATCGGCAACTATGGTGATGTTGAGATGGAAGCCACTCTCGACATCAACAGCCGAGACATTACCAACTCACAAATCATTATTGCCGGTGCTACGGGTTCAGGAAAAACGAATCTGCTTGCAGTGTTGATGCAACAGTTCAGAACATTATCGTCAGAATCGCAATATCCGGTAAACTTCCTGCTTTTCGACTACAAAGGAGAGTTCAGCGACATTCAGAACAATCACTGGCTTTCACATTTTGATGTAGATCGCAGCTGTATCATAGACCCGATTGAGCATCCTCTACCATTCACTCCGTTCAAGGACCTCACAGACCGCCCTATCAATGAGATAAACCTATATTCATCCGAGATGGCTTCGGCTCTATGCTCAATCGACCGAGTATCAGCCAGTGCAAATATGAATAACCGATTGAGCGAAGCCATTGTAGAGGCATACAAGAAAACAGAAGGTGCACCCATAACATTCAACATGATGTTGGAAGAATATCAAGCCAAGATGACAGACGCCGGAAAGGATGACAGCATTTCATCTGTACTGAAACAGTTGGTGCGTGCTAATATCTTCGAAGAGGAAGATAAAGCCAGCCTTATCGATGACTGTTACATCATAAAAATGGACGGCTACCCCAAAGACGGCCCGATAGCAAAGGCTATTGTCTATTTCATTATCTCAAAGCTCAACAACATATATGAACAGATTGAAAAACAGGCAACAAACGAGGATGTGGTGCAGATTCGTCATTTCTCTATCATAGATGAAGCCCACTATATGCTAGACTTTGATAACCGCCCGTTGCGAAACCTTATTGCTGTAGGCCGAAATAAGGGATTAAGTATCATTCTCGCCACTCAAAATATGAGTAGCTTCAAAAGTAAAGGGTTTGATTTCTATGCTAATGCCCAATATCCACTTATAATGAAGCAACAGACTATTGACGATAAAGTTATCAAAGACCTATATGGTGTCAGTGGGCAAGAATTGCAAGAAGTACGAACTGCCATAGCTGGACTCCAAAAAGGCGAACTGATTATCAAAGACCAAATGGCATTCGCACTTGGTATGGGCAAGAAGTATAAGAAAATTAATGTGACACATTTAATATAA
- a CDS encoding AAA family ATPase → MLIQRIKISNFKTYLSLDLDLTVDDDRPIILIGGSNGGGKTTLFEAISGALYGLKIENKEHFMELLNQGAVNRVKPEISLQITFVGKVLGQQQKYILKRIYQLNPQGRPLESVSLNMNGNMYVYGTMTAPKERVRAEQEISKIIKANLPQELSQYFLFDAMQSSELLKKNVFQQTIRDNFENVLGFKKYLQLKRAAEKLQQEWAEQRLEAEKEAKEYNSLCNQKEQLVIDLNTCLAEQDRLYKYMSSVEDEYQRAKDGAQQAANLSKRIQDVDGKIRAITEEAATYAENLKAFIDNIEINVFLPKLASNLSQEINNILRIKEQLQKQSTGAYPIETLRDVTSKIIDYLKELSLCSQAVDEENVVSHIVAMQNTTNATDPYDYLNTTEVDVLRELPKKGNGNQFVSIDRKRQDMEIKLANLDNLRTEKRTLEQTQAGGNNMLIANYEESKRTLEKLKTQEDNLKNEIQRLEKRIHQYDVQIQQEPDVKFDTLVKLRPFFDKVADNLLKKKKAQIETEMQSQLNRLLVSYKGHVGRVELSDSMENFNIKLYHSAGNEISLNQLNAASKQIFIQVLLKVLRNLGDYNPPVMIDTVMGVLDNESRDALMEEYFPQLAEQTILLCTTSEIRTDSDYIKLEPFISKTYTLHRNVEEQNTTIDEGYFGISLNQ, encoded by the coding sequence ATGCTCATACAAAGAATAAAGATTAGCAACTTCAAGACCTACCTGTCGCTCGACCTCGACTTGACGGTAGATGACGACCGCCCGATTATACTCATCGGTGGTTCAAACGGTGGCGGTAAAACCACCCTGTTCGAAGCTATAAGCGGTGCATTGTATGGATTGAAAATAGAGAACAAGGAACACTTTATGGAATTGCTCAATCAAGGGGCAGTCAATCGGGTGAAGCCAGAAATCAGTCTGCAAATCACCTTTGTTGGCAAAGTGCTTGGTCAGCAACAGAAGTATATCCTAAAACGCATATACCAGCTTAATCCACAAGGTCGTCCGCTTGAAAGTGTATCGCTGAACATGAACGGCAATATGTATGTGTATGGCACAATGACTGCACCCAAAGAGAGGGTGCGGGCTGAACAGGAAATCAGCAAGATAATCAAGGCCAACCTGCCGCAGGAATTGAGCCAGTATTTTCTGTTTGATGCGATGCAGTCAAGCGAGTTACTGAAAAAGAATGTCTTTCAGCAGACCATACGCGACAACTTTGAGAATGTGCTTGGCTTCAAAAAGTATCTGCAACTGAAACGTGCAGCAGAGAAATTACAACAGGAGTGGGCAGAGCAACGATTAGAAGCAGAAAAAGAAGCCAAAGAATACAACTCGTTATGCAATCAGAAAGAGCAGTTGGTAATTGATTTGAACACTTGCCTTGCAGAGCAAGACAGGTTGTATAAATATATGTCATCGGTGGAAGATGAATACCAGCGAGCTAAAGATGGTGCACAACAGGCTGCCAACCTAAGCAAACGTATACAGGACGTTGACGGTAAGATACGAGCCATAACTGAGGAAGCTGCCACTTATGCAGAAAACTTAAAGGCATTTATAGACAACATAGAAATCAATGTGTTCCTTCCCAAATTGGCCTCCAACCTTTCTCAGGAAATCAACAATATATTACGAATAAAGGAACAACTCCAAAAACAGAGCACCGGTGCCTATCCGATTGAGACACTTCGTGATGTAACGTCAAAAATTATAGATTATTTAAAAGAACTGTCGCTATGCAGTCAAGCGGTGGATGAAGAAAACGTGGTTTCACATATTGTAGCCATGCAGAATACAACCAATGCAACAGACCCATACGACTACCTGAACACTACGGAGGTAGATGTACTCCGAGAACTGCCGAAAAAGGGTAATGGAAACCAATTTGTTTCCATCGACCGCAAAAGACAGGATATGGAAATAAAACTTGCCAATCTGGATAATCTCAGAACAGAGAAGCGCACACTTGAACAGACACAGGCAGGTGGCAACAATATGCTAATTGCCAATTATGAAGAATCCAAACGTACTCTGGAAAAGTTGAAAACGCAAGAGGATAATCTCAAAAACGAAATTCAGCGTTTGGAAAAACGAATCCACCAATACGATGTACAAATACAGCAAGAACCGGATGTAAAATTTGACACACTTGTTAAATTGCGTCCATTCTTTGATAAGGTTGCCGACAATCTGTTGAAGAAGAAAAAAGCACAGATAGAAACAGAGATGCAGTCGCAGCTCAACCGTTTGCTTGTATCTTACAAAGGACACGTTGGACGTGTGGAATTGTCGGACAGCATGGAGAATTTCAACATCAAGCTATATCATAGTGCCGGTAATGAAATATCGTTAAACCAACTGAATGCCGCATCCAAACAGATATTCATACAGGTGTTGCTAAAAGTGCTGCGCAACCTTGGCGACTACAATCCGCCTGTTATGATTGATACCGTGATGGGTGTGTTGGATAATGAAAGCCGTGACGCTTTGATGGAAGAATATTTCCCACAGTTGGCTGAACAGACTATTCTGCTCTGTACCACATCTGAAATACGTACGGATAGCGACTACATCAAACTAGAGCCATTCATATCGAAGACATATACTCTGCATCGTAATGTTGAGGAACAAAATACAACCATAGATGAAGGCTATTTTGGAATATCCCTTAATCAGTAG
- a CDS encoding DNA modification system-associated small protein, whose product MAKGIDPKFVHYGIRKDDLAMIEAICATEDIDFDWLSEDILKAYHAKKVDVIEMNDGDTEEIIRNAIQKIRQ is encoded by the coding sequence ATGGCAAAAGGAATAGACCCTAAATTTGTGCATTACGGCATCCGCAAGGATGATCTTGCAATGATAGAAGCTATCTGCGCTACCGAAGATATTGATTTTGATTGGCTGAGTGAGGACATTTTGAAAGCCTACCATGCCAAGAAAGTAGATGTAATAGAGATGAATGATGGCGATACGGAAGAGATAATCCGCAACGCCATACAGAAAATACGTCAATAA